The following proteins come from a genomic window of Denitromonas sp.:
- a CDS encoding dihydrofolate reductase, with amino-acid sequence MSAPDVVLIAAVARNGAIGKDNALPWRLKADLAHFKATTLGHPIVMGRKTWESLGRPLPGRTNIVISRDPGYTAPGARVVGSLAEATAACADNATVFVIGGAQIYALALPLAARLLLTEVDAEIDGDAFFPAIDHAAFKETARRHHPQDADNEHAVDFVEYRRIA; translated from the coding sequence ATGAGCGCGCCCGACGTCGTCCTGATCGCGGCCGTCGCCCGCAACGGCGCCATTGGCAAGGACAACGCACTGCCCTGGCGGCTAAAGGCCGATCTGGCCCACTTCAAGGCGACCACACTCGGCCATCCGATCGTGATGGGGCGCAAGACCTGGGAATCGCTCGGGCGGCCACTGCCCGGCCGCACGAATATCGTGATCAGCCGCGACCCCGGCTATACGGCGCCGGGCGCCCGCGTCGTCGGCAGCCTGGCGGAAGCGACGGCAGCCTGTGCCGACAACGCCACAGTGTTTGTCATTGGTGGCGCGCAGATCTACGCGCTGGCGCTGCCGCTGGCCGCTCGGCTGTTGCTGACCGAGGTGGATGCCGAGATCGACGGCGACGCGTTCTTCCCGGCCATCGACCACGCCGCCTTCAAAGAAACCGCACGCCGGCACCACCCGCAGGATGCTGACAACGAGCACGCGGTGGACTTCGTCGAGTATCGCCGCATCGCCTGA
- a CDS encoding thymidylate synthase, whose translation MQQYLDLMQHVLDHGHDKSDRTGTGTLSVFGYQMRFDLAEGFPLLTTKKLHVKSIIHELLWFLTGDTNIAYLKANGVSIWNEWADENGDLGPVYGHQWRHWPARDGGEIDQIRQLIAGLKASPDSRRHLVSAWNPSDVDRMALPPCHALFQFYVADGRLSCQLYQRSADIFLGVPFNIASYALLTMMVAQVCDLAPGDFVWTGGDCHLYKNHLEQTRLQLSRTPRPLPTLKINPAVNDLFAFRFEDFTLEGYEPHPHIAAPVAV comes from the coding sequence ATGCAACAGTATCTCGACCTCATGCAGCACGTACTCGATCACGGGCATGACAAATCCGACCGGACGGGCACCGGGACGCTGTCCGTTTTCGGTTATCAGATGCGCTTCGATCTGGCGGAGGGCTTCCCGCTGCTCACCACCAAGAAGCTGCATGTGAAATCGATCATCCACGAATTGCTGTGGTTCCTGACGGGCGACACCAATATCGCCTACCTGAAGGCCAACGGGGTGTCGATCTGGAACGAATGGGCCGACGAGAATGGCGATCTCGGCCCGGTCTATGGCCATCAGTGGCGGCACTGGCCGGCGCGCGACGGCGGCGAGATCGACCAGATCCGGCAGCTGATCGCCGGACTGAAGGCCTCCCCCGACTCCCGGCGACACCTGGTGTCGGCCTGGAACCCGTCGGATGTCGACCGCATGGCGCTGCCCCCCTGCCATGCGCTGTTCCAGTTCTACGTGGCCGATGGCCGCCTGTCCTGCCAGTTGTATCAGCGCAGCGCAGACATCTTCCTGGGTGTGCCCTTCAATATTGCGTCGTATGCCCTGCTGACGATGATGGTGGCACAGGTCTGCGACCTCGCGCCCGGCGACTTCGTCTGGACCGGCGGCGACTGCCATCTGTACAAGAACCACCTGGAGCAGACCCGGCTGCAGCTGTCGCGCACACCACGCCCCCTGCCCACACTGAAGATCAACCCCGCGGTGAACGACCTGTTCGCCTTCCGCTTCGAGGACTTCACGCTCGAGGGCTACGAGCCGCACCCGCACATCGCGGCCCCGGTGGCCGTATGA